From Cricetulus griseus strain 17A/GY chromosome 1 unlocalized genomic scaffold, alternate assembly CriGri-PICRH-1.0 chr1_0, whole genome shotgun sequence, a single genomic window includes:
- the LOC113832491 gene encoding LOW QUALITY PROTEIN: zinc finger and BTB domain-containing protein 12-like (The sequence of the model RefSeq protein was modified relative to this genomic sequence to represent the inferred CDS: inserted 2 bases in 2 codons) — protein MASGVEVLRFQLPGHEAATLRNMNQLRAEERFCDVTIVADSLKFRGHKVILAACSPFLRDQFLLNPSSELQVSLMHSARIVADLLLSCYTGALEFAVRDIVNYLTAASYLQMEHVVEKCRNALSQFIEPKIGLKEDGGGVGEASLVSGVGVLGATKSLLPPARTPKPAPKPPPPXPLPPPLLRPVKLEFPLDEDLELKAEEEDEDDDEDVSDICIVKVESALEVAHRLKPPGGLAAGLGIGASVSGHLGELAQGSVAPGAVAPPQGVVKACYSLSEDAEGEGLLLIPGGRAGVGATSGLVEAAAVAMAARGXGGSLGAGGSRGPLPGGFSSGNPLKNIKCTKCPEVFQGVEKLVFHMRAQHFIFMCPRCGKQFNHSSNLNRHMNVHRGVKSHSCGICGKCFTQKSTLHDHLNLHSGARPYRCSYCDVRFAHKPAIRRHLKEQHGKTTAENVLEAGVAEINVLIR, from the exons ATGGCCTCCGGGGTGGAAGTGCTGCGCTTCCAGCTGCCGGGCCACGAGGCCGCTACGCTGCGGAACATGAACCAGCTCCGCGCCGAGGAGCGGTTCTGCGACGTGACCATCGTGGCCGACAGCCTCAAGTTCCGCGGCCACAAGGTCATCCTGGCCGCCTGCTCGCCCTTCCTCCGGGACCAGTTCCTGCTGAACCCCAGCTCCGAGCTGCAGGTCTCGCTGATGCACAGCGCGCGCATCGTGGCCGACCTGCTGCTCTCGTGCTACACGGGCGCCCTCGAGTTCGCCGTCAGGGACATCGTCAACTACCTGACGGCCGCCTCCTACCTGCAGATGGAGCACGTGGTGGAGAAGTGCAGGAACGCCCTCAGCCAGTTCATCGAGCCCAAGATCGGCCTCAAGGAGGATGGCGGCGGCGTCGGCGAGGCCAGCCTCGTGAGCGGTGTCGGCGTCCTCGGCGCCACCAAATCCCTCCTGCCTCCCGCCAGGACCCCGAAGCCAGCCCCGaagcccccgcccc ccccgctGCCCCCTCCGCTGCTGCGCCCCGTGAAGCTGGAGTTCCCGCTCGACGAGGACCTGGAGCTGAaggcggaggaggaggacgaggacgaCGACGAGGACGTCTCTGACATCTGCATCGTCAAGGTGGAGTCGGCGCTCGAAGTGGCTCACCGGCTCAAGCCCCCCGGAGGCCTGGCGGCGGGTCTGGGTATCGGGGCCTCTGTGAGCGGCCACCTCGGGGAGCTGGCCCAGGGCAGCGTGGCCCCCGGCGCTGTGGCCCCTCCGCAAGGCGTGGTGAAGGCCTGCTACAGCCTGTCCGAGGACGCCGAGGGCGAAGGCCTGCTGCTGATCCCGGGGGGCCGGGCCGGCGTGGGGGCCACCTCGGGCCTCGTGGAAGCAGCCGCGGTGGCCATGGCTGCCCGGG CGGGGGGCAGCCTGGGGGCGGGGGGCAGCCGGGGGCCCCTGCCTGGGGGCTTCTCAAGCGGAAACCCCTTAAAGAACATCAAATGCACCAAATGCCCGGAAGTGTTCCAGGGCGTGGAGAAGCTGGTCTTCCACATGCGCGCACAGCACTTCATCTTCATGTGCCCGCGCTGCGGCAAGCAGTTCAACCACAGCAGCAACCTCAACCGCCACATGAACGTGCACCGCGGCGTCAAGTCGCACTCGTGCGGCATCTGCGGCAAGTGCTTCACGCAGAAGTCCACGCTGCACGACCACCTCAACCTGCACTCGGGAGCGCGGCCCTACCGCTGCTCCTACTGCGACGTGCGCTTCGCCCACAAGCCCGCCATCCGGCGGCACCTCAAGGAGCAGCATGGCAAAACCACAGCCGAGAACGTGCTGGAGGCTGGCGTGGCGGAGATCAACGTCCTCATCCGCTGA
- the Ehmt2 gene encoding LOW QUALITY PROTEIN: histone-lysine N-methyltransferase EHMT2 isoform X2 (The sequence of the model RefSeq protein was modified relative to this genomic sequence to represent the inferred CDS: inserted 2 bases in 1 codon), which produces MRGLPRGRGPMRARGRGXSGPTGGRGRGRGGAHRGRGRPRSLLSLPRAQASWAPQLPAGLTGPPVPCVPSQGEAPAEMGALLLEKEPRGTAERALGPLGDAPRSEDTLPKADPDSLEPAGPSSPASVTVTVGDEGADTPAGAAPLLGDEPESLEGDGGRVLLGHATKSFPSSPSKGGACPSRAKMSVTGAGKSPPSVQSLAMRLLSMPGAQGAATAGPEPPPATTTGQEGQPKVHRARKTMSKPGSGQPPVPEKRPPEVQHFRMSDDMHSLGKVTSDAAKRRKLNSGSLSEDFGSARGSGDVTLEKGEPRPLEEWEAVVGDGFSLYYDSYSVDERVDSDSKSEVEALAEPLSEEEEEEEEEEEEEEEEEEEEEEEDEESGNQSDRSGSSGRRKAKKKWRKDSPWVKPSRKRRKREPPRTKEPRGVNGVGSTGPSEYMEVPLGSLELPSEGTLSPNHAGVSNDTSSLETERGFDELPLCSCRMEAPKIDRISERAGHKCMATESVDGELSGCNAAILKRETMRPSSRVALMVLCEAHRARMVKHHCCPGCGYFCTAGTFLECHPDFRVAHRFHKACVSQLNGMVFCPHCGEDASEAQEVTIPRGDGGTPPAGTAAPAPLPLAQDAPGRADTSQPSARMRGHGEPRRPPCDPLTDTIDSSGPSLTLPNGSCLSAVGLPPGPGREALEKALVIQESERRKKLRFHPRQLYVSVKQGELQKVILMLLDNLDPNVQNDQQSKRTPLHAAAQKGFVEICHVLLQAGANINAVDKQQRTPLMEAVVHNRLEVARYMVQLGGCVYSKEEDGSTCLHHAAKMGNLEMVSLLLSTGQVDVNAQDSGGWTPIIWAAEHKHIDVIRMLLTRGADVTLTDNEENICLHWASFTGSAAIAEVLLNARCDLHAVNYHGDTPLHIAARESYHDCVLLFLSRGANPELRNKEGDTAWDLTPERSDVWFALQLNRKLRLGVGNRAVRTEKIICRDVARGYENVPIPCVNGVDGEPCPEDYKYISENCETSTMNIDRNITHLQHCTCADDCSSSNCLCGQLSIRCWYDKDGRLLQEFNKIEPPLIFECNQACSCWRSCKNRVVQSGIKVRLQLYRTAKMGWGVRALQTIPQGTFICEYVGELISDAEADVREDDSYLFDLDNKDGEVYCIDARYYGNISRFINHLCDPNIIPVRVFMLHQDLRFPRIAFFSSRDIRTGEELGFDYGDRFWDIKSKYFTCQCGSEKCKHSAEAIALEQSRLARLDPHPELLPELSALPPINT; this is translated from the exons ATGCGGGGTCTGCCGAGAGGGAGGGGGCCGATGCGGGCCCGGGGGCGGGG GAGCGGCCCCACGGGCGGCCGGGGCCGCGGCCGCGGGGGCGCCCACCGAGGACGGGGTAGGCCGCGGAGCCTGCTCTCGCTGCCCAGGGCCCAGGCGTCATGGGCGCCCCAGCTGCCCGCGGGGCTGACGGGGCCCCCGGTCCCTTGTGTGCCCTCCCAGGGGGAGGCCCCCGCCGAGATGGGGGCgctgctgctggagaaggagccccGCGGGACCGCCGAGAGGG CTCTCGGCCCGCTCGGGGACGCCCCTCGCAGCGAGGACACCCTTCCCAAGGCCGACCCCGACTCCCTGGAGCCCGCCGGCCCCTCCTCTCCGGCCTCTGTCACTGTCACCGTCGGCGATGAGGGGGCTGACACCCCTGCAGGCGCCGCGCCACTCCTCGGGGATGAGCCCGAGAGCCTGGAGGGAGACGGGGGCCGAGTCCTGCTGG GCCATGCCACAAAGTCATTCCCCTCTTCCCCCAGCAAGGGGGGGGCCTGCCCCAGTCGGGCCAAAATGTCAGTGACTGGGGCAGGAAAGTCGCCCCCCTCGGTGCAGAGTCTGGCCATGAGGCTGCTGAGCATGCCCGGGGCCCAGGGAGCTGCAACTGCTGGGCCCGAACCCCCTCCGGCAACCACTACCGGCCAGGAGGGGCAGCCCAAAGTACACCGAGCCCGGAAAACCATGTCCAAACCCGGCAGCGGACAG CCTCCGGTCCCCGAGAAGCGCCCCCCTGAAGTACAGCATTTCCGCATGAGTGATGACATGCACTCACTGGGGAAGGTCACCTCAG atgCGGCCAAAAGGAGGAAGCTGAACTCTGGCAGCCTG TCGGAGGACTTTGGCTCTGCCCGGGGCTCAGGAGATGTGACCCTGGAGAAAGGAGAGCCCAGGCCCCTGGAGGAGTGGGAGGCAGTGGTGGGTGACGGCTTCAGCCTCTACTATGACTCATACTCTGTGGATGAGCGAGTGGACTCTGACAGCAAG TCTGAAGTTGAAGCTTTAGCTGAGCCATTgagtgaagaggaggaggaagaggaggaggaggaagaagaggaggaggaagaggaggaggaggaggaggaggaggatgaggagtcaGGCAATCAGTCGGACAGG agtgGCTCTAGTGGCCGACGCAAGGCCAAGAAGAAATGGCGGAAAGACAGCCCGTGGGTGAAACCATCCAGGAAAAGGAGGAAGCGAGAGCCTCCCAGGACCAAAGAGCCAAGAG gAGTGAATGGTGTGGGCTCCACAGGGCCCAGTGAGTACATGGAGGTCCCTCTGGGGTCCCTGGAGCTGCCCAGCGAGGGGACCCTCTCCCCCAACCACGCTG GGGTATCCAATGACACGTCCTCACTGGAGACAGAGCGTGGGTTTGACGAGCTGCCCCTCTGCAGCTGCCGTATGGAGGCACCCAAGATAGACCGCATTAGTGAGAGAGCCGGGCACAAGTGCATGGCCACCGAGAGTGTGGATGGAGAG ctgTCGGGTTGCAACGCCGCCATCCTCAAGCGTGAGACCATGCGGCCTTCCAGCCGAGTGGCCCTGATGGTACTCTGTGAGGCCCATCGTGCCCGCATGGTCAAGCACCATTGCTGCCCAGGCTGTGGCTACTTCTGCACAGCA gGTACCTTCCTGGAATGCCACCCTGACTTCCGTGTAGCCCACCGCTTCCATAAGGCCTGTGTGTCCCAGCTCAATGGCATGGTCTTCTGTCCCCACTGTGGAGAGGATGCTTCAGAGGCCCAGGAGGTGACCATTCCCCGGGGCGATGGGGGAACCCCTCCAGCTGGCACTGCAGCTCCTGCCCCGCTACCCCTGGCACAGGACGCCCCAGGGCGAGCAGATACCTCCCAGCCCAG TGCCCGAATGCGAGGGCATGGAGAGCCCCGGCGCCCGCCCTGCGACCCCCTGACAGACACCATCGACAGCTCAGGACCTTCGCTAACCCTGCCTAACGGGAGCTGCCTCTCAGCTGTGGGTCTTCCCCCAGGGCCAGGCCGGGAAGCCCTGGAGAAGGCCTTGGTCATTCAGGAGTCAGAGAG GCGGAAGAAACTTCGTTTTCACCCACGCCAACTCTACGTGTCTGTGAAGCAGGGAGAGCTGCAGAAGGTGATCCTCATGCTGC TAGACAACCTGGACCCCAACGTCCAGAACGACCAGCAGAGCAAACGCACACCCCTGCATGCAGCTGCACAGAAGGGGTTCGTGGAGATCTGTCACGTGCTGCTGCAG GCAGGAGCCAATATCAACGCCGTGGATAAGCAGCAGCGTACACCACTGATGGAGGCCGTGGTGCACAACCGCCTGGAGGTGGCGCGTTACATGGTGCAGCTTGGTGGCTGTGTCTACAGCAAG GAAGAGGATGGCTCCACCTGTCTCCATCATGCAGCCAAAATGGGGAACTTGGAGATGGTTAGCCTGCTGCTGAGCACCGGACAAGTGGACGTCAATGCACAG GACAGCGGGGGCTGGACGCCCATCATCTGGGCAGCTGAGCACAAGCACATAGACGTGATCCGAATGTTGCTGACCCGGGGTGCCGACGTAACCCTGACTGACAAC GAAGAGAACATCTGCCTTCACTGGGCCTCCTTCACGGGGAGCGCCGCCATTGCTGAGGTCCTCCTGAATGCCCGGTGCGACCTCCATGCTGTCAACTACCACGGGGACACACCCCTCCACATCGCTGCCAGGGAGAGCTACCACGACTGCGTTCT GTTGTTCCTGTCTCGTGGAGCCAACCCTGAGCTTCGGAACAAGGAAGGGGACACAGCTTGGGATCTGACCCCAGAGCGGTCCGATGTGTGGTTTGCACTGCAACTCAATCGAAAGCTCAGGCTCGGGGTAGGAAACCGAGCTGTGCGCACCGAAAAGATCATCTGCCG GGATGTGGCTAGAGGCTACGAGAACGTGCCCATCCCCTGTGTCAATGGCGTGGATGGGGAGCCCTGCCCCGAGGATTATAAATACATCTCCGAGAACTGTGAGACATCCACCATGAACATCGACCGGAATATCACTCACCTGCAG CACTGCACGTGTGCGGACGACTGCTCCAGCTCTAACTGTCTGTGTGGCCAGCTCAGCATCCGATGCTGGTATGACAAG GACGGGCGGCTGCTTCAGGAATTTAACAAGATCGAACCCCCCCTGATCTTTGAGTGTAACCAGGCATGCTCCTGCTGGAGAAGCTGCAAGAACCGCGTGGTGCAGAGCGGCATCAA GGTGCGGCTGCAGCTCTACCGTACAGCCAAGATGGGCTGGGGGGTCCGTGCCCTGCAGACCATTCCCCAGGGCACGTTCATCTGCGA GTACGTTGGAGAACTGATTTCTGATGCCGAGGCCGACGTGAGAGAAGACGACTCTTACCTCTTCGATTTGGACAACAAG GATGGAGAGGTTTACTGCATCGATGCCCGTTACTATGGCAACATCAGCCGCTTCATCAACCACCTGTGTGACCCCAACATCATCCCTGTCCGGGTCTTCATGCTGCACCAAGATTTGCGGTTTCCTCGCATTGCCTTCTTCAGTTCCAGGGACATCAGGACTGGAGAGGAGCTGGG GTTTGACTACGGTGACCGATTCTGGGACATTAAGAGCAAGTACTTCACCTGCCAGTGTGGCTCCGAGAAGTGCAAGCACTCTGCGGAGGCCATCGCCCTGGAGCAGAGTCGCCTGGCTCGACTGGACCCCCACCCCGAGCTGCTGCCTGAACTCAGCGCCTTGCCCCCCATAAACACCTGA